The Alligator mississippiensis isolate rAllMis1 chromosome 3, rAllMis1, whole genome shotgun sequence DNA window accttccccccacccccagaacagactgaccagctgcatgcagctctccatgctaccAGGCTGTGCTGTAACTGCACACATGCAGACCAATTTCCAATATAAAACAATTTTCCTTATACTGGTGCCAAACAGATATTGGACTGATACATCTGTGCACTTTTAGAATTTTGTTCAGGTACAGCATAATTAGACTGGGTAGTGTAATTTTGACTTCACTGTCCCCATAGCAACAGTCATACAGAATTTATACTTTGTACCCAAGACATTATCCAGCTTATGATAGTCAAGAAAGAGCAGCATTGCTATTGTAATAGCTTTGTGTTTGTTTTGGCAGCACAGAAAAGCAACTCTGATGTTTGAGTTTAGTTGTTGCGTTTCCCCTTATGCAGGGGTACAGTTAAACTAGACCCACCAAGAGATagacaagaaacaaaaaaaccccagagtaCAAATAAATAAGCGCACACAAGAGCTAGTAGCTACAGGACATAtgactaaaattaaaaaaaaaaaaggaggtaagaagatgctttaattttaaaagtttgaattcaaaattaagttaaaaaaaaagttatatacaTAGTGGCACATTGTGTCAACATTTTCATTCTTCTGGAGTTACACTTTTAACAGAGGCTTAGCCAAATCCTGTATGACTATAGAGTTTAGCTGTGAAAGAGTACTGATCTTTACATTCTTACTGCTGGCGTATTTGTTCTTGATGGTCTGGAGAGAAACCAAAAATCAGGTTAGAGTCTTGTAGAGCTGAAATAGTAGAGTCCTAATTCTAGTAATTCAAATCATTAGACTAGTAATACAAGCTAACCAGGGCTTTCCGTGTTATGATCCAATAGCCATAGCATGTTTAAGACTTAGGGCCTGAAAGTTTAGCCTATGCCAACTTGGTCAGTCCTCCCTAACCTCCATCAGGAAGAAGTGGTTTTATGTATATTGTCATTTACTGCAAAGTTATTGACCTTAAAGAAATAAAGTCAGTTATTGCATTAGACTTCACATATCCTGTTAAATTTTGCTCCCCCCCCCTGCCACATCCTTCCTGTGGAGAACTAATGCTACTTACCATGCGCTTTGTAAGGCCCTGGTTCACTTGAATTACATTCTTTGCCATGTGCTGCATGACAGGAAGGAGGTCACTCTCAGCATAGGCCATGTAGTGTTGTAAAGTTGGTGTCTGGAAAGAGAGCTAGGAGAATTACATCCCATCTGCAGCATCCCACCCCAGTAGTACCCAAAAGTAAAAGTGAAGAAAAACAAAGGAGAACATGAGGTGGGTCAGCATGCAGAAAACAAAGACcacttatggggggggggggggggggggggtggaaaggaaggagacagggaacaaaaaaaaaaaaaaaaaaaaaaaaaaaaaaaaaaaaaaaaaaaaccaaaaaaaaaaaccaccaaccAACcaaaacaacaaccaccaccaccaccaaaacaaccaccaccaccaaaacaaccaccaccaccaaaaccCCACACCATATACTTACCCACTCTCCACCATCAAGAATTTTTAAAGCaagacagaaggcagcagctgcaatctgGGATGGAGGGTAGTGTACCATTTCATAATCCACTATGCACAGTTCCATCAGATATTTGGCTAGGGTATGCTGTTCTAGATCCACCTGCAATTCATCAGCATCTGGTGTTAGCCATTTCCAGTTTGACAGAACCAAGAGCCAACCCCTGTTCTGCTTCTATGCATTTCATGCCAGATGAGAACAGGAGGGAAGTGTAGGGGAGTCACATTCCCTCATGTGGGTCTTATCAAACCCTTCTTATACTGCAATCTTGTCTGTTTTCAGACATGTGTTTTTGCATATTTAAGCATTTCCCTTAGCCTCTATTAGAATTTCAGTGACATCTGCAAAATGACTCtagcacctcccacccccccaggatGTGAGAATGTTAGCCACAGCTCAGAACCCTAGCCAGCTGCCCGTTTTGAGAAGCTGAGTGATGTTTTCTCCATGTTTATGGAGTTACTGCTATGCCCTACTTCCCCAAGAAGCCCCACAATTACTTCATGAGATACCAAAAGCATTACCTCACCAATCTTGGATGCCCTCCTTAGAAAGTGCAGTGGCAGAGGGCGACCCAGGCTGAAGTCTAGAGCTTTCAGAATCTTCATTTCCATTTGCCTGATCTGCAGCTTGGTATAAGCATTGTCTGTTACAAAGGCAAAATCCCCAATTTCAGGGGGATACATTTCTTCATATTTGCTGGCAACAAACATGGCTGTGACCCCAACCAGCTGCAGAGTCTTCTTGGATACGATGTTGTTCTGTCACAAGAGAATCCATTGCGTGTGTTTGAGGTTAGCAATGACcgtgacaaaaaacaaaacacaaccccccccccccacacacacgtttGCCATGGTAGTCAACTGTGTCCTGACAAACTTGCCTGCCACAGTCATTGACAGGAGCCCAACTTTTACGTTCAATTCACTTTTAAGTGAACCATGCTAGGAATTCTACAAGAACTTGGTATGGAAGTATTATCAAAAACATTGGATTTTCACATAATACCTGGCCCTGTTGCTACACAAGGACAGTTCACTAGGCTTCCCTCCCTCCAAGTGAAAGCTGGAAATGTAATGCTTAAAATTTGTTTACAACAGCAAATCAGTGAAGACCATCTTTTGAGACCAGCTTTCCCCACAGCATTGTTGATCAATTAGCAGTCAGGTTCTTAATGACAAGTGGCTGACAGACCAGCAGTTCTTTGCCATAGTTCCAAGACACCCCTCATACCTGCAAAAAACGGTCTATGATAGCAACTGTCAAGTACATGGTCTCTTGCAGCAGTCTGAATTTCATTTGCACCTGCACAAGCCAGTCAATGAGTATAGCACGCATATTTCCAGTGACTTCCTTGCCCAACAGGAATTTTGGTCTGATAGCTTGTTGTTCCTGCATAGGAAAGAGTTATAATTAATATTACTACAAAATAGAACTTTTGGTTAGAGGGAGGCAATGGTATCTGAGTCTTGAAGCCTGCATACTGCAATTGTTATGCACAATTATTTCAAGTTGTCCAGTACTTAATTTTAGTTACTGAATACTAGTGCTTGCATCTTATTAGGTTGAAAACCCTAGTTCTAGACTagaggcaggcagttattttggctggagggccacttaagaagttttggataattgagggctgcaagggtagccccaccccctggttgccatcttgggatgcAAAGCCTTGCCCCTAACATTGCCActagaaatccctccccttgccccagaagtacacctggggggggggggggcaggcaggatctattaaaaaacaaacaaaacaacctcttgttttgtgtttgcatagtattggggggggggggggggggcggcacgtGCACCAGCAGCAGTTCTGGCTGGCTCTGTACTTCTACATGCTGCTAGGAGTGCCAGGAACACCATGTGGAGGTatagagctggcccagcccaataGCACAGGGCTTGCCACAGCTTCTGGCACCATATACATGCTGTCCCACCCCCAATACAtgttgggaagggcaggaggaagccaacCCTACCCATCCCATCTGCAGCTCTTAACTGCAGGGCGAGGACCCATATGacacagcatggagccagcccagcctggtggcACACTGGAGTCCCAGAAACTGTGTGAAGTCTGGTGCtatcaggctgggccagctctgtgcctctaCGTGGTGAtcctggcactccagctgggagcagcatgtggaagcacagagccatCCAAAGTCCCATGAGCCCCATGTAGTGAGGCCATCACCATCAGTCCACCTCCCTTCCTATTCTCACCTGAATTTCCACCTAATCAGATGGAGGGCACACTGGGGAATAGCCACAGGGTCATCAgggcagaagcctctgctaggcaggagCATGGCATAGAAGAGTGGGGCAAGTCAGGTTGGGGCTGGTCACAACACGACCAGAGTCTGAGCTGCTTGGTGCTGCACCCAGTGCCTCCTGCCACTAGCATCTTGTCAGGTAGTAACTGTTTAAGTTTCaagaagccctgtgggccagaagtgtcccagcaggctggatctagcttgTGGGCCATGTTTTGTCCACCCCCGTTCTAGTGAATGCATGCACTTGTCATTTAAAGGTTTGGCATATGTTCTGGTCCTGTTAGCAAGCTTGTAGGAACATCTATGACTAGACTCCTCTGTCAGCTAGTCCTTGTAGTTCTTTACAAGGGATCAGGGTAGAAGCAGAGTGCTGGGAGATGTgctagaaaaaacaaaaccaaccaaacCAACTAGTCAGCAGCCATACCAACCTCAAGAACTCTCAGGTATTTG harbors:
- the CCNB1 gene encoding G2/mitotic-specific cyclin-B1 isoform X2, which gives rise to MALRVTRNNMRVSAENKPKASGAATTVAGAKLGGAAAKPGLRPRRALGDIGNRVCEEPQPKAALKKEAKPTAEDKPAARKPAKAVEGTAEPLKEEEQAQEPAKVPVCAPGQLEPLSPTPMETSGCMPVEEILCQAFSDVLLDVDADDGSDPNLCSEYVKDIYKYLRVLEEQQAIRPKFLLGKEVTGNMRAILIDWLVQVQMKFRLLQETMYLTVAIIDRFLQNNIVSKKTLQLVGVTAMFVASKYEEMYPPEIGDFAFVTDNAYTKLQIRQMEMKILKALDFSLGRPLPLHFLRRASKIGEVDLEQHTLAKYLMELCIVDYEMVHYPPSQIAAAAFCLALKILDGGEWTPTLQHYMAYAESDLLPVMQHMAKNVIQVNQGLTKRMTIKNKYASSKNVKISTLSQLNSIVIQDLAKPLLKV
- the CCNB1 gene encoding G2/mitotic-specific cyclin-B1 isoform X3, with translation MALRVTRNNMRVSAENKPKASGAATTVAGAKLGGAAAKPGLRPRRALGDIGNRVCEEPQPKAALKKEAKPTAEDKPAARKPAKAVEGTAEPLKEEEQAQEPAKLEPLSPTPMETSGCMPVEEILCQAFSDVLLDVDADDGSDPNLCSEYVKDIYKYLRVLEEQQAIRPKFLLGKEVTGNMRAILIDWLVQVQMKFRLLQETMYLTVAIIDRFLQNNIVSKKTLQLVGVTAMFVASKYEEMYPPEIGDFAFVTDNAYTKLQIRQMEMKILKALDFSLGRPLPLHFLRRASKIGEVDLEQHTLAKYLMELCIVDYEMVHYPPSQIAAAAFCLALKILDGGEWLSFQTPTLQHYMAYAESDLLPVMQHMAKNVIQVNQGLTKRMTIKNKYASSKNVKISTLSQLNSIVIQDLAKPLLKV
- the CCNB1 gene encoding G2/mitotic-specific cyclin-B1 isoform X1; amino-acid sequence: MALRVTRNNMRVSAENKPKASGAATTVAGAKLGGAAAKPGLRPRRALGDIGNRVCEEPQPKAALKKEAKPTAEDKPAARKPAKAVEGTAEPLKEEEQAQEPAKVPVCAPGQLEPLSPTPMETSGCMPVEEILCQAFSDVLLDVDADDGSDPNLCSEYVKDIYKYLRVLEEQQAIRPKFLLGKEVTGNMRAILIDWLVQVQMKFRLLQETMYLTVAIIDRFLQNNIVSKKTLQLVGVTAMFVASKYEEMYPPEIGDFAFVTDNAYTKLQIRQMEMKILKALDFSLGRPLPLHFLRRASKIGEVDLEQHTLAKYLMELCIVDYEMVHYPPSQIAAAAFCLALKILDGGEWLSFQTPTLQHYMAYAESDLLPVMQHMAKNVIQVNQGLTKRMTIKNKYASSKNVKISTLSQLNSIVIQDLAKPLLKV